In Lujinxingia vulgaris, the following are encoded in one genomic region:
- a CDS encoding lipoprotein N-acyltransferase Lnb domain-containing protein, whose protein sequence is MALTITLMASTPAQASESEAGEATSVIVVDDGPREEPRRSEAIVERLRREFGMIVAAPDAWHPGELAILLKGADALPRALFAQLRQKPVRLVRRNTACLYGVGRYSESCPTFGKKHREFYIYESPPLLGEGPVEEYAVLTREEQRELQLRRAVVHLAMTLEDRARGWSEDARWQQVNGWHLALRGPHNQDVWGYARPMGMRSAHLDLVTFAEAYFVRPEDLLLERQDQPPVARRLEELDPNTTLGCQSFTASRALRSFLSESSPEWEEPARVLPQAAMAGARCPAFETWARLDDLDGFDVLLAAATSRPQSLYGHLLLHVKYRGGGLVRGVGFEPVYQFGALTDSDVDPIDYLIKGVVGGFPTVLELNTFRGVDRLFLQYEQRNLRRYTLQLNREQSQRLLERLWESERRTLYPYRFLNANCASFLVDLMEPALGLELPERDAAIIMPTDVLDLLASVDNGEQGRLLIKRPDTLRSGREVAQEGARKRRALLLSLADAIDADRPTRASFDALLEALEDPEPTVRERAYANAEAIFSGLAAEHPDQAQLLVDTLYNSVLVERFFMDNAHYARRALLFAAQGPRPRLSAQELIARRRELYRHEDLVARAEAQAHWAAQTTINIDPATVTWNPDQQAVLDHEAQTRASYLRALQAQSSLIDAHLPDWDGVAYLDTRAQRYLERMQALDARSKAPSGRHRLTLGGGATDQLRTHLELSYSPIEDRLGEVRQRGYRGDIESRVFGLDLAAEIGPDLRKTAESLQADLVIFRYASLQRTYGAVRRSFLDAAGWGLDLRVSHDGRRDLYFALTATPTLLMPVWRDSNDVNHLVVGLGAYLGFDAHRENTALLGADLQLRGQVHLFGSYANVLRLWASSAQLASLPGGWRYEVRGGVAADLKLATFGETPLVAGPFIDALYTTRDYRPLETGQSPFFGTWRAGLRVELPF, encoded by the coding sequence ATGGCGCTCACAATCACGTTGATGGCGAGCACGCCCGCGCAGGCCAGTGAGTCTGAGGCCGGCGAGGCCACCTCTGTAATCGTCGTTGACGACGGGCCGCGTGAGGAACCTCGCCGCTCCGAGGCGATCGTCGAGCGACTTCGTCGCGAGTTTGGGATGATCGTCGCCGCACCCGACGCCTGGCACCCCGGAGAACTCGCGATCCTTCTTAAGGGAGCAGACGCCCTGCCCCGTGCCCTCTTCGCGCAGCTTCGCCAGAAGCCGGTCCGACTGGTGCGTCGCAACACCGCCTGTCTTTACGGCGTGGGGCGATACAGCGAGAGCTGTCCGACCTTCGGTAAAAAACACCGCGAATTTTATATCTACGAGAGCCCGCCCCTCCTGGGAGAAGGTCCGGTGGAGGAGTACGCCGTGCTCACTCGCGAGGAGCAGCGCGAGCTGCAACTTCGACGAGCGGTGGTGCACCTGGCGATGACGCTCGAAGATCGGGCGCGGGGCTGGTCGGAGGATGCGCGCTGGCAGCAGGTTAACGGCTGGCACCTGGCGCTGCGCGGCCCGCACAACCAGGACGTCTGGGGCTATGCGCGGCCGATGGGCATGCGCAGCGCGCACCTGGATCTGGTGACCTTTGCCGAGGCCTACTTTGTGCGCCCCGAAGATCTTCTGCTGGAGCGCCAGGATCAGCCCCCGGTGGCGCGCCGGCTCGAAGAGCTCGACCCGAACACCACGTTGGGCTGCCAGTCCTTTACCGCCTCGCGCGCGCTGCGGAGTTTTCTGTCCGAGAGTTCGCCGGAGTGGGAGGAGCCGGCGCGCGTGCTGCCGCAGGCGGCGATGGCGGGCGCGCGCTGCCCGGCCTTTGAAACCTGGGCGCGCCTCGACGACCTCGATGGCTTCGATGTGCTTCTTGCGGCGGCAACCTCTCGCCCGCAGTCGCTCTACGGGCACCTGCTCCTGCACGTCAAATACCGCGGCGGTGGCCTTGTGCGCGGGGTGGGCTTTGAGCCTGTCTACCAGTTCGGCGCGCTCACCGACAGCGACGTCGACCCCATCGACTACCTGATCAAGGGCGTCGTCGGGGGCTTTCCGACGGTGCTGGAGCTCAACACCTTCCGCGGCGTCGACCGGCTCTTTTTGCAGTATGAGCAGCGCAACCTGCGCCGCTACACGCTGCAGCTTAACCGGGAGCAATCCCAGCGGCTGCTGGAGCGGCTCTGGGAGAGCGAACGGCGAACGCTCTACCCGTACCGATTCCTCAACGCGAACTGCGCGTCTTTTCTGGTCGACCTGATGGAGCCGGCGCTGGGGCTGGAGCTTCCCGAGCGCGACGCGGCGATCATCATGCCCACCGACGTGCTCGATCTGCTGGCGTCGGTCGACAATGGCGAGCAGGGGCGACTTCTGATCAAGCGCCCCGACACGCTTCGCAGCGGGCGAGAGGTTGCGCAGGAAGGCGCGCGCAAACGACGCGCGCTGCTGCTCAGCCTGGCTGACGCCATCGACGCCGACCGCCCCACCCGCGCAAGCTTTGACGCGCTGCTTGAGGCGCTCGAAGATCCCGAACCGACCGTGCGCGAGCGCGCCTACGCCAACGCCGAAGCGATCTTCTCGGGGTTGGCCGCCGAGCATCCCGACCAGGCACAGCTGCTCGTCGACACGCTCTACAACAGCGTGCTCGTCGAGCGCTTCTTCATGGACAACGCCCACTACGCGCGCCGCGCGCTGCTCTTCGCCGCCCAGGGGCCGCGCCCCCGCTTAAGCGCGCAGGAGCTGATCGCGCGCCGGCGAGAGCTCTACCGCCACGAAGATCTGGTCGCCCGCGCCGAGGCTCAGGCGCACTGGGCGGCGCAAACCACCATCAACATCGATCCGGCCACCGTCACGTGGAACCCCGATCAGCAGGCCGTGCTCGACCACGAGGCTCAGACCCGCGCAAGTTACCTGCGCGCGCTGCAGGCCCAATCCTCGCTCATCGACGCGCATCTTCCCGACTGGGACGGCGTGGCCTACCTGGACACGCGTGCGCAACGCTATCTGGAGCGGATGCAGGCCCTGGACGCGCGCTCCAAGGCCCCCTCAGGCCGCCACCGCCTCACCCTGGGGGGCGGCGCCACCGACCAGCTCCGCACGCACCTGGAGCTCTCCTACTCGCCCATCGAAGATCGTCTGGGAGAGGTTCGCCAGCGCGGCTACCGGGGCGACATTGAGTCGCGGGTCTTCGGGCTGGACCTGGCCGCCGAGATCGGGCCGGACCTGCGCAAAACGGCCGAGAGCCTGCAGGCCGATCTGGTGATCTTCCGCTACGCCAGCCTCCAGCGCACCTACGGGGCGGTGCGGCGCAGCTTCCTCGATGCGGCCGGCTGGGGACTTGATCTTCGGGTCAGCCACGATGGTCGGCGCGACCTCTACTTTGCGCTCACCGCCACGCCCACCCTCTTGATGCCGGTGTGGCGCGACAGTAACGACGTCAACCACCTGGTCGTGGGCCTGGGAGCCTACCTGGGCTTTGACGCGCACCGCGAAAACACCGCGCTGCTCGGCGCCGATCTGCAACTTCGCGGGCAGGTGCATCTTTTTGGAAGCTACGCCAACGTGCTGCGCCTGTGGGCCTCCAGCGCCCAGCTCGCGAGCCTGCCCGGGGGTTGGCGCTATGAGGTGCGCGGGGGAGTCGCTGCCGATCTTAAACTCGCCACCTTTGGCGAAACGCCGCTTGTCGCCGGCCCCTTTATCGACGCCCTCTACACCACCCGCGACTACCGCCCGCTTGAGACCGGCCAGAGCCCCTTCTTCGGGACCTGGCGCGCCGGTCTGCGGGTGGAACTCCCCTTCTGA
- the mnmE gene encoding tRNA uridine-5-carboxymethylaminomethyl(34) synthesis GTPase MnmE: MTGNAPTIAAIATPAGSGGVGIVRISGGKAEAILEQMVPGWPQAHPTHLMRLSRLVDGDGQLIDEALAVIMRGPRSYTGEDVVELQCHGGPIVLRRVLDRALELGARIAEPGEFTRRAFLNGRLDLTQAEAVADLVNATTDAAHRLALEHLQGSLGEEIRGIVESLTVAAVLIEAALDFSHEEHVYQIERDEIGQRIDGASARLRQLRAKFDQGRRQREGVRVVILGATNAGKSTLFNTLHGTDRAIVTEIEGTTRDFLEEEIQLEGVALRLIDTAGLRETEDRVEAIGIERSRELGERADLLLRVIDRSRPLRAEEREALKGDLRSGRPVLLICNKSDLPDGRSDEDHTLCARFDHRVDCALGASPALGTDALIDSLAALARELTSGEGVLLSRARHLQGVIAAIDALARARQALEMEMEHELIAIDLREALDALGDITGKVRTDDILQRIFSEFCVGK; encoded by the coding sequence ATGACAGGCAACGCGCCGACCATCGCCGCGATCGCCACACCCGCGGGCAGCGGAGGCGTGGGGATTGTGCGCATCAGCGGGGGAAAGGCCGAGGCGATTCTTGAGCAGATGGTGCCTGGCTGGCCTCAGGCCCACCCCACCCACCTGATGCGCTTAAGCCGCCTGGTCGATGGTGATGGCCAGCTGATCGATGAGGCGCTGGCGGTGATTATGCGCGGGCCGCGCAGCTACACCGGCGAAGACGTCGTGGAGCTGCAATGCCACGGGGGGCCGATTGTGTTGCGGCGCGTGCTCGACCGAGCGCTGGAGCTGGGCGCGCGTATCGCTGAGCCCGGGGAGTTTACGCGACGAGCGTTTTTGAACGGGCGCCTCGATCTCACGCAGGCCGAGGCGGTGGCCGACCTGGTCAACGCCACCACCGATGCGGCCCACCGCCTGGCGCTGGAGCATCTGCAGGGATCGCTTGGCGAGGAGATCCGCGGCATCGTCGAGAGCCTCACCGTGGCGGCGGTGCTCATTGAGGCCGCGCTCGACTTCAGCCACGAGGAGCACGTCTACCAGATCGAGCGCGACGAGATCGGCCAGCGTATCGACGGGGCCAGCGCGCGACTTCGCCAGCTGCGCGCAAAATTCGATCAGGGACGCCGCCAGCGCGAGGGCGTGCGCGTGGTGATCCTGGGCGCCACAAACGCCGGAAAGTCCACTCTTTTCAACACCTTACACGGCACCGACCGCGCCATCGTCACCGAGATTGAGGGCACGACCCGCGACTTCCTCGAAGAGGAGATCCAGCTTGAGGGCGTCGCGCTGCGGCTGATCGACACCGCCGGGCTGCGCGAGACCGAAGATCGCGTGGAGGCCATCGGCATCGAGCGAAGCCGGGAGCTTGGCGAACGGGCCGATCTTCTCCTGCGCGTCATCGACCGCAGCCGCCCGCTGCGCGCCGAGGAGCGCGAGGCCCTGAAGGGCGATCTTCGCTCGGGGCGTCCGGTGCTGCTGATCTGCAACAAGAGCGATCTTCCGGACGGGCGAAGCGACGAAGACCACACGCTCTGCGCCCGCTTCGACCATCGCGTCGACTGCGCCCTGGGTGCCTCGCCGGCCCTGGGCACCGACGCGCTCATCGACAGCCTGGCGGCCCTGGCACGCGAGCTGACCTCTGGCGAGGGCGTGCTGCTCAGCCGCGCACGCCATCTTCAGGGCGTCATCGCCGCGATCGACGCCCTGGCCCGCGCCCGCCAGGCCCTGGAGATGGAGATGGAGCACGAGCTCATCGCCATCGATCTTCGCGAAGCCCTCGACGCGCTGGGTGATATCACCGGGAAGGTGCGCACCGACGATATTCTGCAGCGCATTTTTTCGGAGTTTTGCGTGGGGAAGTAA
- a CDS encoding DUF3015 family protein: MRLLRARSATYVMMVGMVALSLALPSVASADHGHSSTTTSVIFFPGPFMTLTSSTSTVSAAFFAPMFTTVKLFADNGEASDVMVAFLDDHQRDLQQDLALGGGAAIDALAAMMEIPSENRQAFSRALFEQRTSLQEALSGERVGVEEATRFLSTLSDAGVVAGA, encoded by the coding sequence ATGCGATTGTTACGCGCACGCAGTGCAACATACGTGATGATGGTGGGAATGGTGGCGCTGAGCCTGGCGCTGCCCTCGGTGGCCAGTGCGGACCACGGCCACTCGTCGACCACGACCTCGGTCATCTTTTTCCCCGGCCCTTTTATGACGCTGACCTCATCGACCTCGACGGTCAGCGCGGCGTTTTTCGCGCCGATGTTCACCACGGTAAAACTCTTTGCCGACAACGGTGAAGCGTCCGATGTGATGGTGGCCTTTCTCGACGACCACCAGCGCGACCTCCAGCAAGACCTGGCGTTAGGCGGCGGCGCCGCGATCGACGCGCTGGCCGCGATGATGGAGATTCCCTCCGAAAATCGTCAGGCGTTTAGCCGCGCGCTCTTTGAACAACGGACCTCACTTCAAGAAGCCCTCTCCGGAGAGCGTGTGGGCGTCGAAGAGGCCACGCGATTTCTGAGCACACTGAGCGATGCGGGCGTCGTCGCCGGAGCCTGA
- a CDS encoding lysophospholipid acyltransferase family protein: MLTLDTLNAISLTRRPMGQVIFASGVLTPNFKNPLTRTDIRIEGMEKLPRDRPVIFAMNHTDRYNYWPFQWRLWRDEGMFTTTWVKGKYYNNPAIQTFMIKMNNLAVPSRGYLITADAVRLLGRPPAERAYRMVRKAVDSGSTDTRALREKAAEEGVLSDVVALLDTPRDLLGLNFDPQTHNYLERIAELFKQMMDRFVELNEEAFDIGLHVLVFPEGTRSVRLQQGRTGLAQMALRMKATVVPVGCNGSDLAYPGNSPLSSGGTIVYRLGEPMTPEGDLKPFAIEEDYTPFTLEAERDHAEAFRGMTDLVMDRINDLLDERHQRLEGHEGKVKGANRFI, encoded by the coding sequence ATGCTCACCCTCGATACCCTCAACGCCATCTCCCTGACTCGCCGACCGATGGGCCAGGTGATCTTTGCGTCTGGCGTGCTCACGCCGAACTTCAAAAATCCCCTGACGCGCACCGACATCCGCATTGAGGGCATGGAGAAGTTGCCGCGCGACCGGCCGGTGATTTTCGCGATGAACCATACCGACCGCTACAACTACTGGCCCTTCCAGTGGCGGCTCTGGCGCGATGAGGGGATGTTTACCACGACCTGGGTCAAGGGGAAGTACTACAACAACCCGGCGATTCAGACCTTCATGATCAAGATGAACAACCTGGCGGTGCCCTCCCGCGGCTACCTGATCACCGCCGACGCCGTGCGCCTGCTGGGGAGGCCGCCGGCCGAGCGCGCCTACCGCATGGTGCGTAAGGCGGTGGACAGCGGCAGCACCGACACCCGCGCGCTGCGTGAGAAGGCCGCCGAGGAAGGCGTCCTCTCCGATGTGGTGGCCCTGCTCGATACGCCCCGCGACCTGCTCGGGCTGAACTTCGATCCGCAGACCCACAACTACCTCGAACGCATCGCGGAGCTGTTTAAGCAGATGATGGATCGCTTCGTTGAGCTGAACGAAGAGGCCTTCGACATCGGCCTGCACGTGCTCGTCTTCCCCGAGGGCACCCGCTCGGTGCGCCTGCAGCAGGGCCGCACCGGTCTTGCGCAGATGGCGCTGCGCATGAAGGCGACCGTGGTGCCGGTGGGCTGCAACGGCTCCGACCTGGCCTACCCGGGCAACAGCCCCCTCTCCAGCGGCGGCACGATCGTGTATCGCCTGGGCGAGCCGATGACGCCCGAGGGCGATCTTAAGCCCTTTGCGATCGAGGAGGACTACACCCCCTTCACCCTGGAAGCCGAGCGCGACCACGCCGAGGCGTTCCGGGGGATGACCGATCTGGTGATGGATCGCATCAACGACCTGCTCGACGAGCGCCACCAGCGCCTGGAAGGTCATGAGGGCAAGGTCAAAGGGGCCAACCGCTTCATCTGA
- the dtd gene encoding D-aminoacyl-tRNA deacylase yields the protein MRALIQRVHQARVEVDDETIGQCGRGLLVLLGCGEGDTEEDLDYVFEKVINLRIFEDEAGKMNLSLLDIGGELLVVSQFTLYADTRRGRRPSFVEAMKPEPAEAMYEDFVARARQRGITTGTGKFGAMMNVSLTNAGPVTIMIDSRAR from the coding sequence ATGCGAGCATTGATTCAACGCGTTCATCAGGCCCGGGTCGAGGTCGATGACGAGACGATCGGCCAGTGTGGGCGCGGACTTCTCGTCCTTCTGGGCTGTGGCGAGGGCGACACCGAGGAGGATCTCGATTACGTCTTTGAGAAGGTCATCAACCTGCGCATCTTCGAGGATGAGGCCGGCAAGATGAACCTCTCCTTGCTCGACATCGGCGGCGAACTTCTGGTGGTGAGCCAGTTTACGCTCTACGCCGACACTCGCCGCGGGCGCCGCCCCAGCTTCGTGGAGGCGATGAAGCCGGAGCCGGCCGAGGCGATGTACGAGGACTTCGTGGCCCGCGCTCGCCAGCGCGGCATCACCACCGGCACCGGGAAGTTCGGCGCGATGATGAACGTCTCGCTGACCAACGCCGGGCCGGTCACGATCATGATCGACAGCCGCGCGCGCTGA